A single region of the Coregonus clupeaformis isolate EN_2021a chromosome 16, ASM2061545v1, whole genome shotgun sequence genome encodes:
- the LOC121584912 gene encoding polyubiquitin-like, whose amino-acid sequence MELTITLLNGNSRPLTVEPHTTVGSLKSLIKQHFGVAMTKQRLLGVNGNNINLSDDSKTLSDYGLHSGSKVMVLITEPAYIQVFLKNEKGQTHTYDVVPDETVTQFKAKVQNKEGVPANQQRLIHEGKQLDDGQTLEYYGIRNQSNIQLTLRLRGG is encoded by the coding sequence ATGGAACTCACTATAACACTTTTGAACGGGAACTCACGTCCCCTGACAGTTGAGCCACACACCACCGTGGGGTCTCTCAAGAGTTTGATTAAACAACACTTTGGAGTGGCCATGACAAAGCAGAGGCTGTTAGGTGTGAATGGGAACAACATCAATCTCAGCGATGATTCAAAAACTTTGAGCGACTATGGCCTGCATTCAGGATCCAAAGTGATGGTGCTGATTACGGAGCCCGCTTATATCCAGGTGTTTCTGAAAAACGAAAAGGGCCAGACACACACATATGATGTGGTGCCTGATGAGACCGTAACCCAGTTCAAAGCCAAGGTACAAAACAAGGAGGGAGTCCCTGCCAACCAACAGAGGCTGATTCATGAGGGTAAGCAGCTCGATGATGGCCAGACGCTGGAGTACTACGGCATCAGAAATCAAAGCAACATCCAACTGACGCTCCGTCTAAGGGGAGGCTGA